GCTCTTGCGGCTCCGGCCCTCTTCCATCGCCATCACCAGGGATTCCACTTCTTGCAGCGTCGAGCGCATGCGCTCGGCGGTGAATCCGGCCGGGGCGAAACGCGCCGCGTCGCAGTGTTCCAGCACCTGCACCAGGCGCTCCCGGAGGTCCTCGCTGGCGCCGGCGGCGTCGAGCTGTTCGCGCAAAGCGGTGTGCGTCAGGCCAGCGGCCGCCACGTTCAGCCTGTCCCCCACGTACTGCAGCAGGGCGCGTTGCGCCTCGGCGTAGAACTCCTGCGCCTTCCCCGCGGCGAGGAAACGCGACGCTTGCGCCAAGTGCTTGCGCGCCACCTTGCGCGCCCGCGACGAGCGCGCCAGGGCCACATCCGCCGCCAGGCGGTCGCGCCGGCGCCGCCGGGTGAAGGCCGCGGCCACGGCGACGAGGGGCACCGGGGCGCAAAGGAGGAAGAGCCCGCGGTCGTAGAGCGGCGTCGCCGCATCGGAGACCGCCACGTCGGTGCGAATGTGGGCGATGTCGCTGCCGAGGACCTCGATGTCCTGCTGCATCGGCACCTGCCCCTGAGCGAGGGCCGGCCCACCGCCCGCGGCCGGCGTCGCCACCACGTGCTGCGGCTCGGTTTGCAGCGTCTTGTAGCTGTTCGTGATCGTGTCGAAGTAGACCAGGCGCACCGGCGGGATGGTGAACTCCCCGGGCCCGCGCGGGACGAGGACGATCTCGTAGGTCCGGGTGCCGCTGACGCGATCGAGGTTGCGCGCCTCGGTCTTGGTGTCGGCGTCATAGGTTTTGAACGCCGGCAGCTCGGGCAAGCGCGGCTTGGAGAAAGTGCGCACGTTGCCGTCGCCGTTGACGGTGATGGTCATCGTGATCGGCTCGCCCTCGGGAACCTGGGTCCGGTCGAGCCTTGATGCGAGTTGCAGGCCGGCGCCGACGGCGCCGTCGAAATCCGCCGGCCGCCCGGCCGCCGGCAGCGGCAGTACCTCCACCTGCACGGGCTTGCTGCGCAGCACGCGCTCCACTCCACGGTCGAAGAAGGAGAAGCTGCGCTCGGAGATCTCCATCAGGCGCAGCACCGAGGGCTCGATGCTCAGCGTCCCCGAGGTGGTCGGGAACAAAGCCGTGCTCACCTCCACCACCAGATAGCGCCGGCCGTTCTCGATCTTGTGATACTGCTTCTCCCCTTCCTGGAGCTTTTCCACCCAGAAGCTCTCGAACTTGGGCGGGGTGTAGTTGAGGTTCGAGACTCGGATCGCATAGTAGAGATAGAAAGTGTAGAGAATCTGCTCGTTCACGTACGCCTTCGGCTTGTCCACACGGGCCACCACGAAGAGGTCTTTGATCTGGCCCTTCTCCTCCTCCCCGAGGGTGGGCTCCTGCGCATGCCCGCTCACCTGCACGCGGATGGCTTCGGTGTGGTAGTCCTTGCCGCGGAAGCTGACGAGGAACGGCTGGATGCTGAGCTCGCCCTCATGCAGCGGCTGCAGAATGAAAGAGAAGGTGTAGGTGGCGTCGAGCTGGCCGTTGACGATGGAATAGCTCTGCGACTCGCCACTCGTGAGCACGCGGAAGTCGGAAAACTCCGGGCCCCGCAGCTCCGGTCGGCCCTGGAACCGGCCGTGGACCACGATGTTCAGGCGGATCTCGTCGTCCAGCGTGGCGGCGGTGCGGTCCGTCGTCGCTTCCACCGCGATGTCCTGCCCCCGAACCCGGCCGGGGACGAGCCCGAGCAGGAGTCCGAGAAGCAACGCCGGCAGCAGCCGGTGCAGTCGCTGCATCGCCTCACCAGTCCTTGTCCACGCGCCGCGCCCGCAGCCGCGCCTTCTCGGCCTTCTCCTTCTGCAGCTCCTTCTCTCGATCGCGCATGGCTTCCAGAATACGCATGGCCTCCTCCGGGCGCAGCTCCCCTTCGGGAACCCCGACCGAATCGGCGGCGCTCTCGGTCTTTTGCTCCTGCGGCTGATTCTGCTCCTTCTGCTCGCCGCCGTTTTGCTCCTGCTGTTGTTGCTGCTGCTGTTGCTCGTTTTCCTTCTGTTGTTGTTGCTGCTCCTGCTCGTTCTTCTCTTCGTCTTTCTTGTCACCGGACTTCGGCTGCTTCTGCTGCTGCTGTTCTTGTTGCTGGGCGAGGCGCAGTGCTTTCTCGTAGTTGATCTTCGTGTCCCGATCGTCGGGCCGAGCGGCCAGTGCCTGCCGGTAGGCCTGCAAGGCCTCGGGGAGCTTCCCCATCTTGAAGAAGGTGTTGCCTAGGTTGTGGAGGGAGCGGTGGCGGAGCGAGGGATCTTGGCCCTGCGCCGCCCGCGCCAGCGCCGTCGCCGCGTCCTGGTAGTGTTGCTCCCGATACAGCGCGTTGCCGAGATTG
This sequence is a window from Candidatus Krumholzibacteriia bacterium. Protein-coding genes within it:
- a CDS encoding BatD family protein codes for the protein MQRLHRLLPALLLGLLLGLVPGRVRGQDIAVEATTDRTAATLDDEIRLNIVVHGRFQGRPELRGPEFSDFRVLTSGESQSYSIVNGQLDATYTFSFILQPLHEGELSIQPFLVSFRGKDYHTEAIRVQVSGHAQEPTLGEEEKGQIKDLFVVARVDKPKAYVNEQILYTFYLYYAIRVSNLNYTPPKFESFWVEKLQEGEKQYHKIENGRRYLVVEVSTALFPTTSGTLSIEPSVLRLMEISERSFSFFDRGVERVLRSKPVQVEVLPLPAAGRPADFDGAVGAGLQLASRLDRTQVPEGEPITMTITVNGDGNVRTFSKPRLPELPAFKTYDADTKTEARNLDRVSGTRTYEIVLVPRGPGEFTIPPVRLVYFDTITNSYKTLQTEPQHVVATPAAGGGPALAQGQVPMQQDIEVLGSDIAHIRTDVAVSDAATPLYDRGLFLLCAPVPLVAVAAAFTRRRRRDRLAADVALARSSRARKVARKHLAQASRFLAAGKAQEFYAEAQRALLQYVGDRLNVAAAGLTHTALREQLDAAGASEDLRERLVQVLEHCDAARFAPAGFTAERMRSTLQEVESLVMAMEEGRSRKSGRFAVPAALLCGFALLHAESPAAAQVDSTRAAPPAHVQESPAEFAPPQELLQRGHAAYEAGRYAEAIAAYEKAEELGVRNGELYYDLGNAHFKNGALGLAIAYFRRAERLIPRDPLVHSNLDFVLARREDKAAQPPVPFPLSLLRAVYSHLSLNEWILGTAALYLLLCALLLVRLLRRDRRLPLRLAAQVTLCLFALAALTLAYKIHDERGIVRAVIGAEKISVMSGPGNDYTVEFWLHEGSEVQIEEARPEWLRVSLGAKLRGWVPVGSVIRI